A window of the Lysinibacillus irui genome harbors these coding sequences:
- a CDS encoding alpha/beta hydrolase, whose product MKKWLLLCCTLLLLGACGQKEATAENQETKGERAMSEQFIGKWEGNIETPNGPLPIIVDLQKEAGTLSVPAQGLSNFPFKSVSYTGDKVTVSIHLNGSVIAINGTLKNEQIEATFQQNGAKFPLILKAYKEQPVTYETIKIPVEDGNLTVALQKASASPTPVALIIAGSGPTDKDGNSALAGKNNSLKMLAEGLAQEGIATVRYDKRGLGDNQALLTKEEDSTFDQYLDDAVQIIQALQADEAYSSIHVIGHSEGSLIGLLAAQKTDVESFVSIAGAGRPLDEVLLEQIKGQLPPKLFNESTDILKSLKQGEQVKNVSPELQALFRPSVQPFLISLLKYHPADELAKVKSRVLLVQGTTDLQVKEADAEALKNRKPEAQLLYMEGMNHVLKKAPVDRAKNLATYADPSLPLHEELLPAIEQFIQTKK is encoded by the coding sequence ATGAAAAAATGGTTATTGTTATGCTGTACGCTGTTACTCTTAGGGGCTTGTGGGCAAAAAGAGGCGACAGCTGAAAATCAAGAAACAAAAGGGGAACGTGCCATGAGTGAACAGTTTATTGGAAAATGGGAAGGAAATATTGAAACACCTAATGGACCACTACCGATTATCGTTGATTTACAAAAGGAAGCTGGCACATTATCTGTCCCAGCGCAAGGCTTATCGAACTTTCCATTTAAAAGCGTGAGCTATACAGGCGATAAAGTAACAGTGTCCATTCATTTAAACGGCTCTGTGATTGCTATAAATGGAACATTAAAAAATGAGCAAATAGAGGCTACATTCCAACAAAACGGTGCCAAATTCCCATTAATCTTAAAAGCTTATAAAGAGCAACCCGTTACGTACGAAACAATAAAGATTCCTGTTGAAGATGGTAACTTAACCGTAGCATTGCAAAAGGCTAGCGCATCTCCAACGCCAGTGGCACTTATTATTGCTGGTTCTGGACCAACAGATAAGGATGGAAATTCAGCTTTAGCTGGTAAAAATAATAGCTTGAAAATGCTTGCTGAAGGGTTAGCGCAAGAGGGCATTGCGACAGTGCGCTATGATAAGCGTGGACTTGGTGATAATCAAGCACTTTTAACAAAGGAAGAGGATAGCACGTTCGATCAATACTTAGATGATGCAGTACAAATTATCCAAGCATTACAAGCTGATGAAGCTTACTCAAGTATTCACGTTATTGGACATAGCGAAGGTTCGCTCATTGGTTTGCTAGCAGCCCAAAAAACAGATGTAGAGTCCTTTGTCTCGATTGCGGGAGCGGGAAGACCATTGGATGAGGTGCTATTAGAGCAAATAAAAGGTCAGTTACCGCCAAAGCTATTCAACGAATCGACAGACATTTTGAAATCGTTAAAACAAGGTGAGCAAGTGAAAAATGTTTCGCCAGAGCTTCAAGCACTCTTCCGACCATCTGTACAGCCTTTCCTTATTTCCTTGTTAAAGTATCATCCTGCCGATGAGCTTGCCAAAGTGAAAAGTCGTGTATTATTAGTCCAAGGAACAACCGATTTACAAGTGAAAGAAGCCGATGCGGAGGCATTAAAGAATCGCAAACCAGAGGCACAGCTGCTTTATATGGAGGGCATGAATCATGTGCTGAAAAAGGCACCAGTCGATCGTGCCAAAAACTTAGCAACCTATGCAGACCCTTCATTGCCGTTACATGAAGAATTACTACCAGCGATAGAGCAATTTATACAAACGAAAAAGTAG
- the argH gene encoding argininosuccinate lyase, which translates to MTKLWGGRFQKSAEAWVDEFGASIGFDQQLVLEDLEGSVAHVTMLGATGILPAADVEAILGGLAQLEEKAIAGELEFSVANEDIHLNLEKMLIDLIGPVGGKLHTGRSRNDQVATDMHLFLKKRVQEAIDLIVTFQETLLEKAQEHIETIAPGYTHLQRAQPISFAHHLMAYFWMLERDKQRFTESVKRIDILPLGAGAMAGTTFPIDRIKSAELLGFTEVYANSMDAVSDRDFIVEFLSNSSLLMAHLSRFAEEIIIWSTDEFKFIELDDAFSTGSSIMPQKKNPDMAELIRGKTGRVYGNLMGLLTVLKGTPLTYNKDMQEDKEGMFDTVHTILGSLKIFEGMIGTMTVNTERLHQAVHSDFSNATELADYLATKGMPFREAHEVTGKLVFTCIQKGIYLLDLPLEEMQQESKLIEADIFDVLAPEAAVRRRHSLGGTGFDQVKIQIEKAKACLQEH; encoded by the coding sequence ATGACAAAACTTTGGGGTGGACGTTTCCAAAAATCAGCAGAAGCATGGGTAGACGAGTTTGGCGCATCCATTGGCTTTGACCAGCAACTTGTGCTAGAGGACCTTGAAGGTAGTGTTGCACATGTCACAATGCTTGGTGCAACAGGAATTTTACCGGCAGCTGACGTAGAGGCCATACTAGGTGGTCTTGCCCAATTAGAAGAAAAGGCAATTGCAGGTGAACTTGAATTTAGCGTTGCCAATGAAGATATACATTTAAATTTAGAAAAAATGCTAATTGATTTAATTGGTCCTGTTGGTGGTAAGCTACACACTGGTCGTAGTCGTAATGACCAAGTAGCAACGGATATGCATCTATTCTTGAAAAAGCGAGTGCAGGAAGCCATTGATTTAATTGTAACATTCCAAGAAACGCTATTAGAGAAGGCACAGGAGCATATCGAAACGATTGCACCTGGTTATACACATTTACAACGTGCGCAACCGATTTCCTTTGCACACCATTTAATGGCCTATTTTTGGATGCTTGAGCGAGATAAACAACGCTTTACAGAATCCGTGAAACGCATAGATATTCTGCCATTAGGAGCAGGGGCTATGGCGGGTACAACTTTCCCAATAGACCGTATAAAATCAGCAGAGTTACTTGGTTTTACTGAAGTATATGCAAACTCTATGGATGCTGTAAGTGACCGTGATTTTATCGTCGAATTTTTAAGTAATTCGTCATTGCTTATGGCCCATCTCTCGCGCTTTGCAGAGGAAATTATTATTTGGTCTACAGATGAATTTAAGTTTATCGAGCTAGATGATGCCTTTTCAACAGGCTCTTCGATTATGCCACAAAAGAAAAACCCTGATATGGCAGAGCTAATTCGTGGGAAAACAGGCCGTGTTTATGGTAACCTTATGGGCTTATTAACTGTATTAAAGGGTACGCCATTAACGTATAACAAAGATATGCAGGAGGACAAAGAAGGCATGTTCGATACGGTGCATACCATTCTTGGCTCACTTAAAATCTTTGAAGGCATGATTGGTACAATGACCGTTAATACGGAACGTTTACATCAAGCTGTCCATTCCGATTTCTCGAATGCAACGGAGTTAGCAGACTATCTTGCTACAAAAGGGATGCCATTCCGTGAGGCGCATGAGGTGACAGGCAAACTTGTCTTTACATGTATTCAAAAGGGCATTTACTTATTAGATTTACCATTGGAAGAGATGCAGCAGGAAAGTAAGCTCATTGAAGCCGACATTTTTGATGTGCTAGCACCAGAAGCGGCTGTTCGTCGCCGTCATTCCCTTGGTGGAACTGGCTTTGATCAAGTAAAAATTCAAATTGAAAAAGCCAAAGCCTGTCTTCAAGAACATTAA
- a CDS encoding cupin domain-containing protein: MKRIQFTQEVANEIIHYNSVDAFYRKIMKTEEPTSIGLIYIEPGGVVGMHEAPIPQLFIVVQGEGWVCGEDGEKMVIKTGEGVLWQQGQAHESGSMTGLTALVIQAEHLHLT; this comes from the coding sequence ATGAAACGAATACAATTCACACAAGAAGTAGCTAATGAAATCATCCATTATAATTCAGTGGATGCTTTTTATCGAAAGATCATGAAAACAGAAGAACCTACCAGTATTGGCTTGATCTATATTGAACCAGGCGGTGTCGTAGGTATGCATGAAGCCCCCATTCCACAGCTATTTATTGTTGTTCAGGGTGAAGGTTGGGTTTGCGGTGAAGATGGAGAAAAGATGGTTATAAAAACAGGAGAGGGTGTACTTTGGCAACAAGGACAAGCGCACGAATCAGGCAGTATGACAGGATTAACAGCACTTGTAATCCAGGCAGAGCATCTACATCTTACATAA
- a CDS encoding SDR family NAD(P)-dependent oxidoreductase has protein sequence MNNHNKTIFVTGATSGVGLKITELLVAQGHTVYATGRNAVALKVLERLGAHVIQADLTNLHTLDDVCAQLPTLDVAILSAGVGKFANASALMDEDIAQMIELNVSVPIYLAKRLASTMMERQQGHLIFIGSQAGKVATPKASVYAATKHAIVGFTNGLRMELAPYMVNVTAIHPGPIDTPFLDKANDASGYRESLGRFLLSAEEVARATVKTIERPVREVNLPKIMGLSSKLYALAPATIEFLGKSFFHKK, from the coding sequence ATGAATAACCATAACAAGACGATCTTTGTGACTGGAGCGACAAGTGGTGTAGGCTTAAAAATTACAGAATTGCTTGTTGCACAAGGCCATACGGTATATGCCACAGGTCGCAATGCTGTCGCTCTAAAAGTACTAGAACGATTAGGAGCACATGTCATTCAAGCAGATTTAACTAATTTACATACACTGGATGATGTTTGTGCACAGCTCCCCACTCTTGATGTTGCGATTCTCTCAGCAGGCGTTGGAAAATTCGCTAATGCATCTGCCTTAATGGATGAGGATATTGCTCAAATGATCGAATTGAATGTCAGTGTACCAATCTATCTTGCGAAAAGATTAGCCTCTACGATGATGGAGCGTCAACAAGGCCATTTGATATTCATCGGTTCACAGGCGGGAAAGGTAGCTACCCCGAAAGCGAGTGTCTATGCTGCTACAAAACATGCGATAGTAGGTTTTACAAATGGACTTCGAATGGAGTTAGCACCTTACATGGTCAACGTAACCGCTATCCATCCTGGTCCAATTGATACACCATTTTTAGATAAGGCAAATGATGCAAGTGGTTATCGAGAGTCCTTAGGTAGATTTTTATTATCAGCCGAGGAAGTGGCAAGAGCAACAGTGAAAACGATCGAACGCCCAGTACGTGAAGTCAACTTACCAAAAATCATGGGATTATCAAGTAAATTATATGCACTTGCGCCTGCAACCATTGAATTTTTAGGCAAATCGTTTTTCCATAAGAAATAA
- a CDS encoding YpzG family protein, with amino-acid sequence MSRFENLDPKSQKIHRNWSRIKHSKSQVNGETEITLHNRLLRSEAKARQF; translated from the coding sequence ATGAGTAGGTTCGAAAATTTAGATCCAAAATCTCAAAAAATCCACCGCAACTGGTCAAGGATTAAGCATTCCAAATCGCAAGTAAATGGTGAAACGGAGATTACCCTCCATAACCGCCTGTTGCGAAGTGAAGCAAAGGCCCGTCAGTTTTAA
- a CDS encoding argininosuccinate synthase, with protein MANKKVVLAYSGGLDTSVAIPWLKEQGWDVIAVCLDVGEGKDLEFVKNKALQVGAIESYMVDAKDEFAEEYALISLQAHTWYEQKYPLVSALSRPLISKKLVEIANQVGADAVAHGCTGKGNDQVRFEVSIKALNPDLEVLAPVREWGWSRDEEIEYAMKHNVPIPATLDSPFSIDQNLWGRANEAGIMEDPWVSPPEEAYGLTVSVENAPNEAEYVEIEFVAGKPVALNGKEMKLADLIQELNAVAGAHGVGRIDHVENRLVGIKSREVYEIPGAKVLLTAHKELEDLTLVKELAHFKPVIEKKLSELIYDGLWFSPLRDALEAFLAQSQQYVNGTVRVKLFKGHAIVEGRKSPNSLYNEKLATYSKEDQFNHASAVGFIELWGLPTVVNSSVNKK; from the coding sequence ATGGCAAATAAAAAAGTTGTATTAGCTTATTCAGGTGGACTTGATACTTCGGTAGCAATTCCATGGTTAAAAGAACAAGGTTGGGATGTAATTGCAGTATGTCTTGACGTTGGCGAAGGAAAAGATCTTGAATTCGTAAAAAATAAAGCTCTTCAAGTAGGAGCTATTGAATCTTATATGGTGGATGCAAAAGACGAATTTGCTGAGGAATATGCATTAATTTCATTACAAGCACATACTTGGTATGAACAAAAATATCCATTAGTATCAGCACTTTCTCGTCCTTTAATCTCGAAAAAATTAGTAGAGATTGCGAACCAAGTAGGCGCAGATGCTGTTGCACATGGTTGCACAGGAAAAGGAAATGACCAAGTTCGTTTTGAAGTTTCCATTAAAGCTTTAAACCCTGATTTAGAAGTTTTAGCACCTGTACGTGAGTGGGGTTGGAGCCGTGATGAGGAAATCGAATATGCGATGAAACATAATGTACCGATTCCAGCGACATTAGACTCACCATTTTCAATTGACCAAAACTTATGGGGACGTGCCAATGAAGCAGGTATTATGGAAGATCCGTGGGTGTCTCCACCAGAAGAAGCTTACGGTTTAACCGTTTCTGTTGAAAATGCACCAAATGAAGCTGAATATGTGGAAATCGAATTTGTTGCTGGTAAACCAGTAGCCTTAAACGGTAAAGAAATGAAGCTTGCTGATTTAATTCAAGAATTAAATGCGGTAGCAGGTGCACATGGCGTAGGACGTATCGATCACGTGGAGAATCGTCTAGTTGGTATTAAATCTCGTGAAGTGTATGAAATTCCAGGCGCTAAAGTGTTGTTAACAGCTCATAAAGAACTAGAAGACTTAACACTTGTAAAAGAATTAGCACACTTCAAGCCAGTAATTGAGAAGAAGCTATCTGAATTAATTTACGATGGTTTATGGTTCTCACCATTACGTGATGCACTTGAAGCGTTCCTTGCACAATCACAGCAATATGTAAATGGTACAGTACGTGTGAAACTATTCAAGGGTCACGCTATTGTAGAAGGACGTAAATCACCGAATTCACTATACAATGAAAAGCTAGCAACATACTCCAAGGAAGATCAATTCAATCACGCTTCCGCAGTTGGCTTTATCGAATTATGGGGTTTACCAACTGTAGTGAATTCTTCTGTTAATAAAAAGTAA
- a CDS encoding carboxymuconolactone decarboxylase family protein has protein sequence MNDRLTKGLETIKQYVTEEEAARMIESDALADVAPDLRKMIIEFAYGDVYSRPGLDVKSRALVVITAVVTQGATPQTKTHIQRGLHAGLTQTELVEALLQLVPYIGFPKVQNALTIAQQVFAEKIMHKSKSKDS, from the coding sequence ATGAATGACCGTTTGACAAAGGGGCTCGAAACAATCAAACAATATGTCACAGAGGAAGAAGCAGCAAGGATGATTGAATCTGATGCCTTAGCCGATGTTGCACCCGATTTACGCAAAATGATTATTGAATTTGCTTATGGTGATGTCTATTCACGACCAGGCCTGGATGTGAAAAGTCGGGCACTTGTTGTTATTACTGCAGTTGTCACACAAGGTGCCACACCACAAACAAAAACACATATCCAGCGAGGTTTACATGCTGGCTTAACACAAACAGAATTGGTCGAGGCACTTTTACAATTAGTACCCTACATTGGCTTTCCAAAGGTACAAAATGCTTTAACAATCGCACAACAAGTTTTTGCAGAAAAAATCATGCATAAAAGCAAAAGCAAAGACTCATAA
- a CDS encoding DUF3784 domain-containing protein codes for MGVLVYLIIMLPFLIFAIVLSQGKGAFLIAGFNTLPQEDKKQYDEKALAKFMGKMMYGYCFCVLLWILDEVFHTQWLFSIGFILFIALTIFLMIFVNTGNRFKR; via the coding sequence ATGGGAGTTCTTGTCTATTTAATAATCATGTTGCCATTTCTCATCTTTGCCATCGTTTTATCACAAGGTAAAGGAGCATTTTTAATTGCCGGCTTTAATACGTTGCCACAAGAAGATAAAAAACAATATGACGAAAAAGCACTAGCAAAATTTATGGGGAAAATGATGTATGGTTATTGTTTTTGCGTTCTCTTGTGGATTCTGGATGAAGTATTCCATACACAGTGGTTATTTAGTATAGGATTTATTCTTTTCATAGCCCTAACGATTTTCTTAATGATTTTTGTGAATACCGGCAATCGTTTCAAAAGATAA
- a CDS encoding MBL fold metallo-hydrolase, with protein MNQYSLALEKGETTLSIYKIEIPTPYEVGDVNAFVVKGDALSIFDVGPKTMEAYDALKWGIRAAGFDMRDIEQVVLTHHHPDHAGWVDAFPHAEILGHAYNDKWLRHDEEFLRYHEQFYSERLLEHGVPQEYISKSVHVRRELELVGERPLTQILADGDEVPGHPGLKAIETLGHAQSHFIFWDEKTHHVIGGDLLLEKITPNPLIEPPLDRTIGRPKSLLQYNESLEILRQLPVKMMHTGHGAELVDIPYLIDKRLERQHQQSMKVYELLGDDQLTVVQVTKRLYPAIFQHQLGLTLSKTLGHLDYLEARNYITSTKTEAGIYLFQRK; from the coding sequence ATGAATCAGTATTCACTAGCGCTTGAAAAGGGGGAGACAACTTTGTCTATATACAAAATAGAAATACCAACACCCTATGAAGTAGGAGATGTCAACGCATTTGTTGTCAAAGGCGATGCACTTAGCATATTTGATGTTGGACCAAAAACAATGGAAGCCTATGATGCTTTGAAATGGGGGATTCGAGCAGCTGGCTTTGACATGCGTGATATTGAACAAGTTGTGTTAACCCATCATCATCCAGATCATGCTGGATGGGTCGATGCTTTTCCACATGCAGAAATTTTGGGGCATGCCTATAATGATAAATGGCTACGTCATGATGAAGAATTTTTACGCTATCACGAGCAATTTTATAGTGAGCGTTTGTTGGAGCATGGGGTACCACAAGAATATATTTCAAAAAGTGTACATGTTCGTCGTGAATTAGAGCTAGTGGGCGAACGGCCATTAACACAAATCTTGGCAGATGGAGATGAAGTGCCTGGTCATCCAGGATTAAAGGCGATTGAAACTTTGGGTCATGCTCAAAGTCATTTTATTTTCTGGGATGAAAAAACACATCATGTTATTGGCGGTGATTTATTACTCGAAAAAATAACGCCAAACCCATTAATAGAGCCACCATTGGATCGTACGATTGGACGACCAAAATCATTACTGCAATATAATGAATCTCTTGAAATTTTACGCCAATTACCTGTCAAAATGATGCATACAGGGCATGGGGCAGAGCTAGTGGATATACCATATTTAATTGATAAACGTTTAGAGCGTCAGCACCAGCAATCGATGAAGGTGTATGAATTACTAGGAGACGATCAATTAACGGTTGTACAAGTAACAAAACGGCTGTATCCAGCTATTTTCCAGCATCAGCTTGGCTTAACCCTTTCCAAAACACTAGGTCATTTAGATTATTTAGAAGCCAGAAATTATATAACTTCTACAAAAACGGAAGCAGGTATTTATTTATTTCAAAGGAAGTAG
- a CDS encoding MerR family transcriptional regulator yields MYTIGQVAKFLGITRDTIKFYEEKELVRPQHNRENGYRTYNHFDIYDLTTINFYREIDLEIKKIQELRKGKSIEGIQSIVEEKEQEVLEEIAYKKLQLKKLQLVKEDCEKIKQFLGNYTIKEMKPLEVMGEIDHYKAYDDYDTLKENTDSLKKAVILTSLRRVIRFNDEGMVENQFVIVRKVEDGENIIDGDIVAHPKCLYTVIEDGRWSTGGKNTDEKVEASIRQVAKEYGYELVGLVYVNLLLTTYEEGLERIFLEMYVPVK; encoded by the coding sequence ATGTATACAATCGGACAAGTTGCTAAATTTTTAGGCATTACAAGAGATACAATCAAATTTTATGAGGAAAAGGAATTGGTAAGACCACAGCATAATAGAGAAAACGGGTATAGAACCTACAATCATTTTGATATCTATGATTTAACAACGATCAACTTTTATAGAGAAATTGATTTGGAAATCAAAAAAATCCAGGAATTAAGAAAAGGCAAGAGCATTGAAGGGATTCAATCTATAGTAGAAGAGAAAGAACAGGAAGTGTTAGAGGAGATTGCTTATAAAAAGCTCCAATTAAAAAAGCTCCAGCTCGTAAAAGAAGACTGCGAAAAAATAAAACAATTTTTAGGAAACTACACGATAAAAGAAATGAAACCTCTAGAAGTAATGGGGGAGATCGACCATTATAAAGCTTATGATGATTATGACACGTTAAAAGAAAACACTGACAGTTTAAAAAAAGCGGTGATTCTTACTTCGTTAAGAAGAGTCATACGGTTCAATGATGAAGGCATGGTAGAAAATCAATTTGTGATTGTCAGGAAAGTAGAAGATGGTGAAAACATAATCGATGGAGACATTGTAGCTCATCCCAAATGTTTGTATACAGTCATTGAAGATGGGCGATGGTCTACGGGTGGCAAAAATACAGACGAAAAAGTGGAAGCGAGCATTAGACAAGTAGCCAAAGAATACGGCTATGAACTGGTAGGGCTTGTTTATGTTAACTTATTACTGACCACTTATGAAGAGGGACTTGAACGTATTTTTTTAGAAATGTATGTACCGGTCAAGTAA
- a CDS encoding DUF1648 domain-containing protein produces the protein MLIIVGIFIIVGILEAMTPHLSRKSIVFGVSIPEPYVMHPQLLLWKKKYSQIIGALTGLFLLGQIGIYFSPIKEDKMVLISFIFLYVMLLLSSGLYMNYHVRTKKLKAQEQWEAHIKMVYVTDLSIRQKDETLSPVFFSLPIIMTVALITFTYMNYEAIPDVFATHWNAAGKVDGWTEKSWISVISMPLLLLAIQISFFILGRGMKSAKIQLSAQAKEASIHRELAHRKYGSWYLAAINFSMTILFVVLHYTTVILHDQTAPYFFPLFLVFNVVTLGGLLLLIWKFSTSNERFDEIHTNETAVADDQYWKWGIFYCNKNDPSLLVQKKYGIGWTVNFANKWSYFLIGITLLPILLVIFI, from the coding sequence ATGCTTATAATAGTAGGCATCTTTATCATCGTCGGGATTTTGGAAGCCATGACACCACACTTATCAAGAAAATCGATAGTCTTTGGTGTTTCCATACCAGAACCCTATGTCATGCATCCTCAATTACTGCTTTGGAAGAAAAAGTATAGCCAAATAATAGGTGCTCTTACAGGTCTATTTTTACTCGGACAAATCGGCATATACTTTTCACCCATAAAAGAGGATAAGATGGTTTTAATTTCCTTTATTTTCTTGTATGTTATGCTCCTTCTTTCATCTGGCCTTTACATGAATTACCATGTCAGAACGAAAAAATTAAAGGCACAGGAGCAGTGGGAAGCACACATAAAAATGGTCTACGTTACAGATTTATCTATTCGCCAAAAAGATGAAACACTATCGCCTGTATTTTTTAGCTTACCAATCATTATGACAGTAGCACTCATCACTTTTACGTACATGAATTATGAGGCCATTCCAGATGTTTTTGCGACGCATTGGAATGCAGCAGGCAAGGTAGACGGCTGGACGGAAAAATCATGGATCTCTGTCATCAGTATGCCGCTTCTATTATTAGCGATACAAATCAGCTTTTTCATTCTGGGGCGGGGCATGAAAAGTGCCAAAATACAATTGAGTGCACAAGCTAAAGAAGCATCCATTCATCGTGAGCTAGCTCATCGTAAATATGGAAGCTGGTATTTAGCTGCGATAAATTTTAGTATGACAATTCTTTTTGTTGTTTTACACTATACAACTGTGATTTTACATGACCAAACAGCCCCATACTTTTTCCCACTTTTTCTTGTTTTTAATGTCGTTACGTTAGGGGGCTTGCTATTACTAATTTGGAAGTTCAGTACAAGTAATGAGCGATTTGATGAAATACATACAAATGAAACAGCTGTAGCAGATGATCAATACTGGAAATGGGGCATATTTTATTGCAACAAAAATGATCCATCCCTATTAGTGCAAAAAAAATACGGAATTGGCTGGACCGTTAATTTTGCCAACAAGTGGAGCTACTTCTTAATTGGTATAACATTATTGCCAATTTTATTGGTGATTTTTATATAG
- a CDS encoding GntR family transcriptional regulator: MQIRLDPSSELQLYKQLANQLIEMIATGELKNGDTLPSVRAMATDLGVNVSTVSKSYHELEDKGLIELKPKAKAVIIGGQKRELEETEVEKVENALKPIMAEAFARGLEKEQMTNLFQRILKQWK, encoded by the coding sequence ATGCAAATACGGTTAGATCCAAGCAGTGAATTGCAGCTTTATAAACAATTAGCCAATCAATTGATTGAAATGATTGCTACAGGTGAGTTAAAAAACGGTGATACATTACCATCTGTACGTGCCATGGCTACGGATTTAGGAGTCAATGTAAGCACGGTGAGTAAGAGCTATCATGAGCTTGAAGATAAGGGTTTAATTGAATTAAAACCAAAGGCAAAAGCTGTAATTATTGGTGGTCAAAAGCGGGAGCTTGAGGAAACAGAGGTGGAAAAAGTAGAAAATGCTTTAAAGCCTATTATGGCGGAAGCTTTTGCTCGTGGGCTCGAAAAAGAACAAATGACAAATTTGTTCCAACGAATTTTAAAACAATGGAAGTAG
- a CDS encoding type II CAAX endopeptidase family protein: protein MSRTKKLKRPVASFILLTNVIFWPLFCLVGAIKLLGLPTWVFDVVRCLSAWSSTFAFAILFKKIYPTQSFAHFVKKKLTNKLHLSVIVVVLAIQVSIFFMIVLLVWNKEGVDSILTISSWGMLSYYFIKNLLSGPLGEELGWRGFALLELQKKYSPLIASIIIGFWWGMWHVPIWLTTGFMGIDLIKYSLFFMLSIIATSIIMAAFYNLNQILIIPIIIHQFFNFFIGLINGNLVDLLMYNAILYSLAAILLILINPKNVLYKTIPMNN, encoded by the coding sequence ATGAGTAGAACAAAGAAGCTTAAAAGACCAGTAGCAAGCTTTATACTTTTAACTAATGTCATATTTTGGCCACTTTTTTGCCTTGTGGGAGCCATCAAGCTTTTAGGGCTTCCAACTTGGGTGTTTGACGTAGTTCGCTGTTTGTCAGCTTGGTCATCAACGTTTGCCTTTGCCATCTTATTTAAAAAAATCTATCCTACGCAAAGCTTTGCCCACTTTGTGAAAAAGAAATTAACCAATAAGCTTCATCTTTCAGTCATTGTTGTTGTACTGGCAATACAAGTCTCTATCTTTTTCATGATTGTCTTACTTGTATGGAATAAGGAAGGGGTAGACTCTATTTTGACAATATCTTCTTGGGGGATGCTAAGCTATTACTTTATTAAAAATCTTTTATCTGGACCATTAGGTGAAGAATTAGGATGGCGAGGCTTTGCACTACTAGAGCTTCAAAAGAAATATTCCCCATTAATAGCTTCCATCATCATAGGATTTTGGTGGGGGATGTGGCATGTACCAATTTGGCTTACAACAGGATTTATGGGGATAGATTTAATCAAATATAGTTTATTCTTTATGTTGTCTATCATAGCAACGAGTATCATCATGGCAGCATTTTATAATTTAAACCAAATTCTCATCATCCCCATTATCATTCATCAGTTCTTTAATTTTTTTATTGGTTTGATCAATGGCAACTTAGTCGATTTATTAATGTACAATGCCATTCTTTATTCACTAGCCGCCATTCTTCTTATTTTAATTAACCCCAAAAATGTATTATATAAGACCATTCCCATGAATAATTAG